The following coding sequences are from one Aggregicoccus sp. 17bor-14 window:
- a CDS encoding arsenosugar biosynthesis-associated peroxidase-like protein, translated as MSDAHDHYYHSADLARFPDIGKSRPELAEKFFAWYGAVFADGALSAREKSLIALAVAHAVQCPYCIDAYSKDALEKGSDLDQMTEAVHVAAAIRGGASLVHGVQMRNHATKVGM; from the coding sequence ATGTCGGACGCGCACGACCACTACTACCACTCCGCTGACCTCGCCCGCTTCCCGGACATCGGCAAGAGCCGCCCCGAGCTCGCCGAGAAGTTCTTCGCCTGGTACGGCGCGGTGTTCGCGGACGGAGCCCTGAGCGCGCGCGAGAAGAGCCTCATCGCGCTCGCGGTGGCGCACGCGGTGCAGTGCCCCTACTGCATCGACGCGTACAGCAAGGACGCGCTCGAGAAGGGCTCGGACCTGGACCAGATGACCGAGGCGGTGCACGTGGCGGCGGCCATCCGCGGCGGCGCGAGCCTCGTGCACGGCGTGCAGATGCGCAACCACGCGACCAAGGTCGGGATGTAG
- the arsS gene encoding arsenosugar biosynthesis radical SAM (seleno)protein ArsS (Some members of this family are selenoproteins.) has protein sequence MASSTPPSLLYRHSPLASAAAQRETLHTLPLPREFDEALAQAGLPPLAPARLDIFQMNLGKMCNQTCRHCHVDAGPDRREVMSRETMEACLEALRTTDIPTVDLTGGAPEMNPHFRWLVEQLRAQGRHVMDRCNLTILETKPHSELPHFLAEHRVEVVCSLPHYRALNTDAQRGEGVYAQSIRALQRLNALGYGDGTSGLRLVLVTNPVGAFLPANQRSLEAEWKRELLKNHGIRFDALFCITNMPISRYLEWLQNSGNLEAYLGRLVTAFNPAAVSGVMCRNTLSVGWDGQLYDCDFNQMLEMPLTGEAPRHIRDFDLKRLAERRIATDRHCFGCTAGAGSSCGGATT, from the coding sequence ATGGCCTCGAGCACCCCACCCTCGCTGCTCTACCGCCACTCGCCGCTGGCCTCGGCCGCGGCGCAGCGCGAGACGCTGCACACCCTGCCCCTTCCGCGCGAGTTCGACGAGGCGCTCGCGCAGGCGGGGCTGCCGCCGCTCGCCCCCGCGCGCCTGGACATCTTCCAGATGAACCTGGGGAAGATGTGCAACCAGACCTGCCGCCACTGCCACGTGGACGCGGGGCCGGACCGGCGCGAGGTGATGAGCCGCGAGACGATGGAGGCGTGCCTCGAGGCGCTGCGCACGACGGACATCCCCACGGTGGACCTGACGGGCGGCGCGCCGGAGATGAACCCGCACTTTCGCTGGCTCGTCGAGCAACTGCGGGCGCAGGGGCGGCACGTGATGGACCGCTGCAACCTGACCATCCTGGAGACGAAGCCGCACTCCGAGCTGCCCCACTTCCTCGCCGAGCACCGGGTGGAGGTGGTGTGCAGCCTGCCGCACTACCGCGCGCTCAACACGGACGCGCAGCGCGGCGAGGGCGTGTACGCGCAGTCCATCCGCGCGCTGCAGCGGCTCAACGCGCTGGGCTACGGGGACGGCACGAGCGGCCTGCGGCTGGTGCTGGTGACGAACCCCGTGGGGGCCTTCCTCCCCGCGAACCAGCGCTCGCTGGAGGCGGAGTGGAAGCGCGAGCTGCTCAAGAACCACGGGATCCGCTTCGATGCGCTCTTCTGCATCACCAACATGCCCATCAGCCGCTACCTCGAGTGGTTGCAGAACAGCGGCAACCTGGAGGCGTACCTGGGGCGGCTCGTGACGGCGTTCAACCCGGCAGCCGTGTCCGGAGTGATGTGCCGCAACACGCTGAGCGTGGGCTGGGATGGGCAGCTCTACGACTGCGACTTCAACCAGATGCTGGAGATGCCCCTCACGGGCGAGGCGCCGCGGCACATCCGCGACTTCGACCTGAAGCGGCTCGCCGAGCGGCGCATCGCCACGGACCGGCACTGCTTCGGCTGCACGGCGGGCGCGGGCAGCAGCTGCGGCGGCGCGACGACATAA
- a CDS encoding glutathione S-transferase family protein, with the protein MSRVLYDLAGAESDRRFSPYCWRAKLALAHKGLSFDTIPWHFSDKAAIAFSGQGAVPVLVDGERTVSDSWKIALYLEETYPDAPSLFGPAAPLATAHFINEWADRVFTPALGRCLVTDIVACLQEQDRAYYRSTREARYGGTLEQVAAGREQRLPEIRALLAPVRTALEHAPYLGGTSPLYADHILFGTFQWARCVSPFQLLLPEDPVYAWRERMLDAYGGLARRAKGFAV; encoded by the coding sequence ATGAGCCGCGTCCTCTACGATCTCGCCGGCGCCGAGTCCGACCGCCGCTTCAGCCCCTACTGCTGGCGCGCGAAGCTCGCGCTCGCGCACAAGGGCCTCTCCTTCGACACCATCCCCTGGCACTTCTCCGACAAGGCGGCGATCGCCTTCTCGGGCCAGGGCGCGGTCCCCGTGCTCGTGGACGGCGAGCGTACGGTGAGCGACTCCTGGAAGATCGCCCTGTACCTCGAGGAGACCTACCCGGACGCCCCGAGCCTCTTCGGCCCCGCCGCGCCCCTCGCCACCGCGCACTTCATCAACGAGTGGGCGGACCGCGTCTTCACCCCTGCGCTGGGCCGCTGCCTCGTGACGGACATCGTCGCCTGCCTGCAGGAGCAGGACCGCGCCTACTACCGCTCCACGCGCGAAGCGCGCTACGGCGGCACGCTGGAGCAGGTGGCCGCGGGCCGCGAGCAGCGCCTGCCGGAAATTCGCGCGCTGCTCGCCCCAGTGCGCACCGCCCTCGAGCACGCGCCCTACCTCGGGGGCACGTCCCCGCTCTACGCGGATCACATCCTCTTCGGCACCTTCCAGTGGGCGCGCTGCGTGAGTCCCTTCCAGCTGCTGCTCCCCGAGGACCCCGTCTACGCCTGGCGCGAGCGCATGCTGGATGCCTACGGCGGGCTCGCACGGCGCGCGAAGGGCTTCGCCGTCTAG
- a CDS encoding MFS transporter yields the protein MTSASPRRAPHTLALLSALYFVQGMPFGFVTGALSLYLLERKVDAKALGFLGALFAPYYLKALWAPLVDRYGSARLGRRRTWLLPLQLLLCLTCFGASFAARGASLGVVLGLVLLMNLWAAAQDVAVDGLAVDLLGPQELGGGNAAQVAGYKLGSWMVGGLLVWQLDRVGGWPGLFRAMALFALLAFPAVLLFREPPPRAALEEPVPGKTPWRTRMGEVLALLGRALRVPGAGWLLAFIGSYKFGEYMLDVYFRAFLKEAGVRTTDIGLWVGTLGNGVSVLGSLAGGLLVTRLGPWRAVSLTAVLRVLPVAAEWALTHVGPTPERVLAVTLAENLVGGALTTAVFALMMSRVDVRVGASHYTVLATVELVGKMPGGPVAGLLRASGWSYSAIFALGTLICVAVLALLPPLRRTEPQRGAAPAPLSG from the coding sequence ATGACATCTGCCTCGCCCCGCCGCGCGCCGCACACGCTCGCGCTGCTCTCGGCGCTCTACTTCGTGCAGGGCATGCCCTTCGGCTTCGTCACCGGCGCGCTCTCGCTCTACCTGCTCGAGCGCAAGGTGGACGCGAAGGCGCTGGGCTTCCTCGGCGCGCTCTTCGCCCCCTACTACCTCAAGGCCCTGTGGGCGCCGCTGGTGGACCGCTACGGCAGCGCGCGCCTCGGGCGGCGTCGCACGTGGCTGCTGCCGCTGCAGCTGCTGCTCTGCCTCACCTGCTTCGGCGCCTCCTTCGCCGCGCGCGGCGCGAGCCTCGGCGTGGTGCTCGGGCTGGTGCTCCTGATGAACCTGTGGGCGGCTGCGCAGGACGTGGCAGTGGACGGGCTCGCGGTGGACCTGCTGGGCCCGCAGGAGCTGGGCGGCGGCAACGCGGCGCAGGTGGCGGGCTACAAGCTGGGCAGCTGGATGGTGGGCGGGCTGCTGGTGTGGCAGCTGGACCGGGTGGGCGGCTGGCCCGGGCTGTTCCGCGCGATGGCCCTCTTCGCCCTGCTCGCCTTCCCCGCCGTGCTCCTCTTCCGCGAGCCGCCGCCGCGCGCGGCGCTCGAGGAGCCCGTGCCCGGCAAGACCCCGTGGCGCACCCGCATGGGCGAGGTGCTCGCGCTGCTGGGCCGTGCACTGCGCGTCCCCGGCGCGGGCTGGCTGCTCGCCTTCATCGGCAGCTACAAGTTCGGCGAGTACATGCTGGACGTGTACTTCCGCGCCTTCCTCAAGGAGGCGGGGGTGCGCACCACGGACATCGGCCTGTGGGTGGGCACGCTGGGCAACGGCGTCTCGGTGCTGGGCTCGCTCGCGGGCGGGCTGCTGGTCACGCGGCTGGGCCCCTGGCGCGCGGTGAGCCTCACGGCGGTGCTGCGGGTGCTGCCGGTGGCGGCGGAGTGGGCGCTCACGCACGTGGGCCCCACGCCCGAGCGGGTGCTCGCGGTGACGCTCGCGGAGAACCTCGTCGGCGGCGCGCTCACCACGGCGGTGTTCGCGCTGATGATGTCGCGCGTGGACGTGCGCGTGGGGGCGAGCCACTACACGGTGCTCGCCACGGTGGAGCTGGTGGGCAAGATGCCGGGCGGCCCCGTCGCGGGGCTCTTGCGCGCGAGCGGCTGGAGCTACTCGGCCATCTTCGCGCTGGGCACGCTCATCTGTGTCGCAGTGCTCGCGCTGCTCCCGCCGCTGCGGCGAACCGAGCCGCAGCGGGGAGCCGCACCTGCGCCGCTCAGCGGTTGA
- a CDS encoding zinc-dependent alcohol dehydrogenase: MRALSYQGPSNVRVENKPDPRIEHPQDAVLRVTKTAICGSDLHLLHGLIPDTRVGCTFGHEFAGVVEEVGRGVTNLKVGDRIIVPFNISCGACFYCQRGLTACCENTNPNSDVAAGVFGYSHTTGGYDGGQAEYVRVPFANVGPMKIPDDMSEEEVLFLTDIFPTGYQGAEMGEIHPGDTVVVFGAGPVGLFAMKSAWLMGAGRVIAVDQEDYRLAFAEKYAQVETLNFEKVDIITAIKEATEGRGADVTIDAVGCEAAGSALQRVVGLGMMMEAGAATALNWCFHATRKGGTISVVGVYGPPWNLVDIGTAMNKNQTIRLGQCNVKRYMPHLLEHIRSGRVDAKGIITHRFSLEDAPKAYHTFAQKRDGCIKCVLTPGKA, from the coding sequence ATGCGCGCACTGAGCTACCAGGGACCCTCAAACGTCAGAGTCGAGAACAAGCCGGACCCCCGCATCGAGCACCCGCAGGACGCGGTGCTGCGGGTCACGAAGACCGCCATCTGCGGTTCGGACCTGCACCTGCTGCACGGGCTCATCCCCGACACCCGCGTGGGCTGCACCTTCGGCCACGAGTTCGCCGGCGTGGTGGAGGAGGTGGGCCGCGGGGTGACGAACCTCAAGGTGGGCGACCGGATCATCGTCCCCTTCAACATCAGCTGCGGCGCCTGCTTCTACTGCCAGCGCGGCCTCACCGCCTGCTGTGAGAACACCAACCCCAACAGCGACGTCGCCGCGGGCGTGTTCGGCTACTCGCACACCACCGGCGGCTACGACGGCGGCCAGGCCGAGTACGTGCGCGTGCCCTTCGCCAACGTCGGCCCGATGAAGATCCCGGACGACATGAGCGAGGAGGAGGTGCTCTTCCTCACCGACATCTTCCCCACCGGCTACCAGGGCGCGGAGATGGGCGAGATCCACCCGGGCGACACGGTGGTCGTCTTCGGCGCCGGGCCCGTGGGCCTCTTCGCCATGAAGAGCGCCTGGCTCATGGGCGCCGGCCGCGTCATCGCGGTGGACCAGGAGGACTACCGGCTCGCCTTCGCGGAGAAGTACGCGCAGGTGGAGACGCTGAACTTCGAGAAGGTGGACATCATCACCGCCATCAAGGAGGCCACCGAGGGGCGCGGCGCGGACGTGACCATCGACGCGGTGGGCTGCGAGGCCGCCGGCAGCGCGCTGCAGCGCGTGGTGGGCCTCGGGATGATGATGGAGGCGGGCGCCGCCACCGCCCTCAACTGGTGCTTCCACGCCACGCGCAAGGGCGGGACCATCAGCGTGGTGGGCGTGTACGGGCCGCCCTGGAACCTGGTCGACATCGGCACCGCGATGAACAAGAACCAGACCATCCGGCTCGGCCAGTGCAACGTGAAGCGCTACATGCCGCACCTGCTGGAGCACATCCGCAGTGGCCGCGTGGACGCGAAGGGCATCATCACGCACCGCTTCAGCCTCGAGGATGCGCCGAAGGCGTACCACACGTTCGCGCAGAAGCGTGACGGCTGCATCAAGTGCGTGCTCACCCCCGGCAAGGCCTAG
- a CDS encoding hemerythrin domain-containing protein — protein sequence MNAIDLLKAQHDEVEKLFEKYEKLGEDADSEKRKLFAAIADRLSAHTAIEEQFFYPAVKAKQTEDILRESLEEHLGAKRIIADLLEMQPSDENYDAKMKVLKEQVEHHVKEEEKDMFPKVKKIFAKEDLDALGEQMKPVFDEMVAADAREEIPSQTDEAAPL from the coding sequence ATGAATGCCATCGACCTGCTCAAGGCGCAGCACGACGAGGTGGAGAAGCTCTTCGAGAAGTACGAGAAGCTGGGCGAGGACGCCGACTCCGAGAAGCGCAAGCTCTTCGCGGCCATCGCCGACCGGCTCAGCGCGCACACCGCGATCGAAGAGCAGTTCTTCTACCCTGCGGTGAAGGCGAAGCAGACGGAGGACATCCTGCGCGAGTCGCTCGAGGAGCACCTGGGCGCCAAGCGCATCATCGCGGACCTGCTCGAGATGCAGCCCTCGGACGAGAACTACGACGCGAAGATGAAGGTGCTCAAGGAGCAGGTGGAGCACCACGTGAAGGAGGAGGAGAAGGACATGTTCCCCAAGGTGAAGAAGATCTTCGCCAAGGAGGACCTCGACGCGCTCGGCGAGCAGATGAAGCCGGTGTTCGACGAGATGGTCGCCGCGGACGCGCGCGAGGAGATCCCGAGCCAGACCGACGAGGCGGCGCCGCTGTAG
- a CDS encoding sensor histidine kinase produces MTPLPGALAPGESGPAARLALAEQLLACEDPRQCARHAVTWLAREARLGRALVAGRSPEDEEQLGGWAGHGLDEDAVESFVLPLSQSKHPLVAAFRTGEPAALPAGAQALSPLEGAAHVAVPLAGAALLLVEGDLPLAPAVEWCAAQLSVRLGELLARAAERREWAARERELERHRARAHELEDRVQEATAELVVQNERLRRQAIALEQASAAKSQFLANMSHEFRTPLNAILGYTTLLLQGVGGELSAAQRRNLERVDTNGRHLLEVITDILDITRIEAGRMPLHVTEFEVPELVQEVVAELAPLVQRSGLEVSTQFAKRLPPVHADRAKVKQIAVNLLSNALKFTHAGSVRITVGYQAAGGNLVTLAVSDTGIGIAPENHEKIFEDFQQVDASPTRPYGGTGLGLSICRRLAEMLGGKITLESQPGQGSTFTLHFPRRTRRT; encoded by the coding sequence GTGACGCCCTTGCCGGGGGCACTCGCGCCCGGGGAGTCCGGCCCGGCGGCCCGCCTGGCGCTCGCCGAGCAGCTGCTCGCGTGCGAGGACCCGCGCCAGTGCGCGCGCCATGCCGTCACCTGGCTGGCGCGCGAGGCGCGGCTCGGCCGGGCGCTCGTGGCCGGCCGCAGCCCCGAGGACGAGGAGCAGCTCGGCGGCTGGGCCGGGCACGGCCTGGACGAGGACGCGGTGGAGTCCTTCGTGCTGCCGCTCTCGCAGAGCAAGCACCCGCTGGTGGCGGCCTTCCGCACCGGGGAGCCCGCGGCGCTGCCCGCGGGCGCGCAGGCGCTCTCGCCGCTGGAGGGCGCGGCGCACGTGGCGGTCCCGCTCGCGGGCGCGGCGCTGCTGCTGGTGGAGGGGGACCTGCCGCTCGCGCCCGCAGTGGAGTGGTGCGCGGCGCAGCTCTCGGTACGGCTCGGCGAGCTGCTCGCGCGCGCGGCGGAGCGGCGCGAGTGGGCTGCGCGCGAGCGGGAGCTGGAGCGGCACCGGGCGCGCGCCCACGAGCTCGAGGACCGGGTGCAGGAGGCCACCGCCGAGCTCGTGGTGCAGAACGAGCGGCTGCGGCGTCAGGCCATCGCGCTCGAGCAGGCGAGCGCCGCGAAGAGCCAGTTCCTCGCGAACATGTCCCACGAGTTCCGCACGCCGCTCAACGCCATCCTCGGCTACACGACGCTGCTCTTGCAGGGCGTGGGCGGCGAGCTCTCGGCGGCGCAGCGGCGCAACCTGGAGCGCGTGGACACCAACGGCCGGCACCTGCTCGAGGTCATCACGGACATCCTCGACATCACCCGCATCGAGGCGGGGCGCATGCCGCTGCACGTCACCGAGTTCGAGGTGCCGGAGCTGGTGCAGGAGGTGGTGGCGGAGCTCGCGCCGCTCGTGCAGCGCTCGGGCCTCGAGGTGAGCACCCAGTTCGCCAAGCGCCTTCCCCCCGTGCATGCGGACCGGGCGAAGGTGAAGCAGATTGCCGTGAACCTGCTCTCCAACGCGCTCAAGTTCACCCACGCGGGCTCGGTGCGCATCACGGTGGGCTACCAGGCCGCCGGAGGCAACCTCGTCACCCTGGCCGTCAGCGACACGGGCATCGGGATCGCGCCGGAGAATCACGAGAAGATCTTCGAGGACTTCCAACAGGTGGACGCGAGCCCCACGCGGCCCTATGGGGGAACGGGCCTCGGGCTCTCCATCTGCCGCAGGCTCGCCGAGATGCTCGGGGGCAAGATCACCCTGGAGAGCCAGCCGGGCCAGGGCTCCACCTTCACGCTTCACTTCCCGCGCCGCACGCGGCGGACATGA
- a CDS encoding YbfB/YjiJ family MFS transporter gives MGPGHGELARQRPVATALALSLGAAVSLGISRFAYGLLLPPMRADLGWSYLVAGGMNTGNALGYLLGALATPRLMRRLGAQPLLLGGALLTALFMALSGFVTATSLLLVQRVLAGVASAFIFISGGLLAARLGALHPQRAGLLIGLYYGGTGLGIALSALLVPWALARGVAHPWQAAWLVLAGTCLLATCAMALPVRHVDGRSAAPAAHEHFRAAHALPVLGSYFLFGVGYIGYMTFVVALLREQGMAPARISLFYALLGLAVMASSRIWARMLDHFREGQSLAILDGLLALATLLPVLSRAAPLVFLSGLLFGAVFLSVVASTTAWVRHNLPQSAWSAGISAFTTIFAFGQIAGPTAVGWIADRAGGLERGLVFSCGALVLGALLATRQQALPARSPTP, from the coding sequence ATGGGCCCGGGCCACGGAGAGCTCGCGAGACAGCGCCCGGTCGCGACGGCGCTCGCGCTCTCGCTGGGCGCGGCGGTGTCGCTGGGCATCTCGCGCTTCGCCTACGGCCTGCTGCTCCCGCCGATGCGCGCGGACCTGGGCTGGAGCTACCTCGTCGCCGGCGGGATGAACACCGGCAACGCGCTGGGCTACCTGCTCGGTGCGCTCGCGACGCCGCGGCTGATGCGGCGCCTGGGCGCCCAGCCGCTGCTGCTGGGCGGTGCGCTGCTCACGGCGCTCTTCATGGCGCTCTCGGGCTTCGTGACGGCGACCTCCCTGCTGCTCGTGCAGCGCGTGCTCGCGGGCGTGGCGAGCGCGTTCATCTTCATCTCCGGAGGCCTGCTCGCCGCGCGGCTCGGGGCGCTGCACCCCCAGCGCGCAGGGCTGCTCATCGGCCTGTACTACGGGGGCACGGGGCTGGGCATCGCGCTCTCCGCGCTGCTCGTGCCGTGGGCGCTCGCGCGCGGCGTCGCCCACCCGTGGCAGGCGGCCTGGCTCGTGCTCGCGGGCACCTGCCTGCTCGCGACCTGCGCGATGGCGCTGCCGGTGCGCCACGTGGACGGCCGCTCTGCCGCACCCGCGGCCCACGAGCACTTCCGCGCCGCGCACGCGCTGCCCGTGCTGGGCAGCTACTTCCTCTTCGGCGTGGGCTACATCGGCTACATGACCTTCGTGGTGGCGCTCCTGCGCGAGCAGGGCATGGCACCCGCGCGCATCTCGCTCTTCTACGCGCTGCTGGGGCTCGCGGTGATGGCCTCCTCGCGCATCTGGGCGCGGATGCTGGACCACTTCCGCGAGGGCCAGTCGCTCGCGATCCTCGACGGGCTGCTCGCCCTGGCCACCCTGCTCCCGGTGCTCAGCCGCGCGGCGCCCCTCGTCTTCCTCTCGGGGTTGCTGTTCGGCGCGGTGTTCCTCTCGGTGGTGGCCAGCACCACGGCCTGGGTGCGCCACAACCTGCCGCAGTCCGCCTGGAGCGCGGGCATCAGCGCCTTCACCACCATCTTCGCGTTCGGCCAGATTGCCGGGCCCACGGCGGTGGGGTGGATCGCCGACCGCGCCGGGGGTCTCGAGCGCGGGCTCGTCTTCTCCTGCGGCGCGCTCGTGCTCGGCGCGCTGCTCGCCACGCGGCAGCAGGCCCTGCCCGCCCGGAGCCCCACCCCATGA
- a CDS encoding FAD-dependent oxidoreductase, protein MPGSAPPPEERTHPSLWSRTATLRSYPQLPGDLEVDVVVVGAGIAGLTLALLLKRAGRRVCVLEMHGVGTGQTGQTTSHLTELLDSRYHQLTSDFGLRGARLAASGSRAAIEQMAQLAEELRADCDFARVPAFLWAEDPRGLSELQREEGAARDAGLAAHLVSGQEVPLPFTTQGALRVEDQAQLHPRAYLRALADAVQGDGSHVFERTRVVEVKDGAPARVLTDRGTLVAHDVVEATTTPLNRLRLHTQLYPYRSYAIAARLEGELAPGLYYDLADPYHYLRTHPLPDGGGTVVIVGGEDHKVGEVSDTDACFTRLDAWARSRFSLGEEVARWSGQVIEPADGLPFIGLNPGGRHVWVATGFSGTGMTFGTLSAMVLADLLQGRPNAYAELFSPSRLTPSASAKDFVQENADVAYRFVADRLRRPDARALEEVPPGEGRILELEGRKVAVFREPGGRCHALSPACTHLGCHVHWNGAERSWDCPCHGARYSPTGRVLNGPAVKDLAAAPLPPQITDAPDPK, encoded by the coding sequence ATGCCCGGTTCCGCGCCGCCGCCCGAGGAGCGTACGCATCCCTCGCTGTGGAGCCGCACGGCGACGCTGCGCTCGTATCCCCAGCTCCCCGGAGACCTGGAGGTGGACGTGGTGGTGGTGGGCGCCGGCATCGCGGGCCTCACGCTCGCGCTGCTGCTCAAGCGCGCCGGCCGCCGCGTGTGCGTGCTCGAGATGCACGGCGTGGGCACCGGGCAGACGGGGCAGACCACGTCCCACCTCACCGAGCTGCTGGACTCGCGCTACCACCAGCTCACGAGCGACTTCGGCCTGCGCGGGGCGCGGCTCGCGGCGAGCGGCAGCCGCGCGGCGATCGAGCAGATGGCGCAGCTCGCCGAGGAGCTGAGGGCGGACTGCGACTTCGCGCGCGTGCCGGCCTTTCTCTGGGCAGAGGACCCGCGGGGGCTCTCGGAGCTGCAGCGCGAGGAGGGGGCGGCGCGCGACGCGGGGCTCGCCGCGCACCTCGTCTCCGGGCAGGAGGTGCCGCTGCCCTTCACCACGCAGGGCGCGCTGCGGGTGGAGGACCAGGCGCAGCTGCACCCGCGCGCCTACCTGCGCGCGCTCGCCGACGCGGTGCAGGGCGATGGCAGCCACGTGTTCGAGCGCACGCGGGTGGTGGAGGTGAAGGACGGGGCTCCAGCCCGCGTGCTCACCGACCGCGGCACCCTCGTCGCCCACGACGTGGTGGAGGCCACCACCACGCCCCTCAACCGCCTGCGCCTGCACACGCAGCTCTACCCCTACCGCAGCTACGCGATCGCGGCGCGGCTCGAAGGCGAGCTCGCACCCGGGCTCTACTACGATCTCGCGGACCCCTATCACTACCTGCGCACCCATCCGCTGCCGGACGGCGGGGGCACGGTGGTCATCGTCGGTGGCGAGGACCACAAGGTGGGGGAGGTGAGCGACACGGACGCGTGCTTCACGCGGCTCGACGCCTGGGCGCGCTCGCGCTTCTCACTGGGGGAGGAGGTCGCGCGCTGGAGCGGGCAGGTCATCGAGCCCGCGGACGGGCTGCCCTTCATCGGGCTCAACCCGGGAGGCCGTCACGTCTGGGTGGCCACGGGCTTCTCCGGCACCGGCATGACCTTCGGCACGCTCTCCGCGATGGTGCTCGCGGACCTGCTGCAGGGCAGGCCCAACGCGTACGCGGAGCTCTTCTCGCCCTCGCGCCTCACGCCCTCCGCGAGCGCGAAGGACTTCGTGCAGGAGAACGCGGACGTGGCGTACCGCTTCGTCGCGGACCGGCTGCGCCGCCCGGATGCGCGCGCGCTCGAGGAGGTGCCTCCGGGCGAGGGCCGCATCCTCGAGCTGGAGGGACGCAAGGTGGCGGTGTTCCGCGAGCCCGGTGGGCGCTGCCACGCGCTCAGCCCCGCGTGCACGCACCTGGGCTGCCACGTGCACTGGAACGGCGCGGAGCGCTCGTGGGACTGCCCCTGCCACGGCGCGCGCTACAGCCCCACGGGACGCGTGCTCAATGGGCCGGCGGTGAAGGACCTTGCCGCGGCGCCGCTTCCTCCCCAGATCACAGACGCACCTGATCCGAAGTGA
- a CDS encoding response regulator gives MTMATNPQNKPLVLVVDDYADAREMYAEYLEFSGFRVAEAKNGAEALDKAFALTPDVILMDLSLPVMDGWEATRRLKADERTRAIPVVALTGHALSGHSNGAREAGCDAFVTKPCLPDALVQEVKKQLAARATR, from the coding sequence ATGACCATGGCGACCAACCCGCAGAACAAGCCGCTGGTGCTGGTGGTGGACGACTACGCCGACGCGCGCGAGATGTACGCCGAGTACCTCGAGTTCTCCGGCTTCCGCGTCGCGGAGGCGAAGAACGGCGCGGAGGCGCTGGACAAGGCCTTCGCGCTCACGCCGGACGTCATCCTCATGGACCTCTCGCTTCCGGTGATGGACGGCTGGGAGGCCACGCGAAGGCTCAAGGCGGACGAGCGCACGCGCGCGATTCCGGTGGTGGCGCTCACGGGCCACGCCCTGAGCGGCCACTCCAACGGCGCGCGCGAGGCCGGCTGCGATGCCTTCGTCACCAAGCCCTGCCTCCCGGACGCGCTCGTGCAAGAGGTGAAGAAGCAGCTCGCCGCGCGCGCCACCCGGTAA